One genomic window of Candidatus Binatia bacterium includes the following:
- a CDS encoding RNA polymerase factor sigma-32, whose protein sequence is MAARKPASDKSAPAKRDSGKSGSDKLVSAKPSSGKKDRTASNAAARQPSAAEGPEHSASDPKPAPKTRARAAAQKPAVTTKGNKPAPAAGRRADAPVALSAHDAAAAHAGHDDQVDEEASVDAEVFSDESGMEPEVLESEVLDAHFGDEAAPDSTDEIEVRANDEAVPARADHSALAPSDALSRYLAEIRTYPVLTREQEHEIAVRYFHHADRDAAVKLITANLRLVVIVAREYQRAFHNLLDLIQEGNVGLLEAVKQFDPYRGVRFPSYAVWWIRAYVIRYVMNNFRLVKVGTTQAQRRLFFNLRKERSRLESLGFTPSTRQIAESLGVKEKEVIEMDQRLATSSEVSVETPLGHDGGPGTMLDVLPAPGASTEDDVSEGEFYALMKGKFEEFGKGLKGREAEIYRERLVAEDPLTLQELGDRYGVSRERVRQMEAGVKKKLREYLVSQVRDLDEEMVR, encoded by the coding sequence ATGGCCGCGCGTAAACCCGCCTCCGACAAGTCCGCACCCGCCAAACGGGACTCCGGCAAGTCCGGCTCCGACAAGCTCGTCTCCGCCAAGCCGTCTTCCGGCAAAAAGGACCGTACTGCGTCCAACGCGGCCGCGAGGCAGCCCTCCGCCGCCGAGGGGCCCGAGCACTCCGCCTCCGACCCGAAGCCGGCGCCGAAGACCCGCGCTCGCGCGGCCGCGCAGAAGCCGGCCGTGACCACGAAGGGAAACAAGCCGGCGCCCGCCGCCGGGCGCCGCGCCGATGCCCCTGTCGCACTCTCCGCCCACGATGCCGCCGCGGCCCACGCGGGCCACGACGACCAGGTCGACGAGGAAGCGTCGGTCGACGCGGAGGTTTTCTCCGACGAGTCCGGCATGGAGCCCGAGGTGCTCGAGTCCGAAGTGCTCGACGCGCACTTCGGCGACGAAGCGGCTCCCGACTCCACGGACGAGATCGAAGTGCGCGCCAATGACGAAGCCGTTCCTGCGCGCGCGGACCATTCGGCACTGGCGCCGAGCGACGCGCTGTCGCGCTACCTCGCCGAGATCCGCACCTATCCCGTGCTGACGCGCGAGCAGGAGCACGAGATCGCGGTACGTTACTTCCATCACGCCGACAGGGACGCGGCCGTCAAGCTGATCACGGCCAACCTGCGGCTGGTCGTCATCGTCGCGCGCGAGTACCAGAGGGCGTTCCACAACCTGCTCGACCTCATCCAGGAGGGCAACGTCGGACTTCTCGAGGCGGTCAAGCAGTTCGATCCCTATCGCGGCGTGCGCTTTCCGTCGTACGCGGTGTGGTGGATCCGCGCCTACGTGATCCGCTACGTGATGAACAACTTCCGCCTGGTCAAGGTCGGTACGACGCAGGCGCAGCGGCGCCTGTTCTTCAACCTGAGGAAGGAAAGGTCGCGCCTCGAGTCCCTCGGCTTTACTCCGTCGACGCGGCAGATCGCCGAGTCGCTCGGGGTCAAGGAGAAGGAAGTCATCGAGATGGACCAGCGCCTGGCGACTTCGTCGGAGGTGTCGGTCGAGACTCCTCTCGGCCACGACGGCGGGCCGGGAACGATGCTCGACGTTCTTCCGGCGCCGGGAGCCAGCACCGAGGACGACGTCTCCGAAGGCGAGTTCTACGCGCTGATGAAGGGCAAGTTCGAGGAGTTCGGCAAGGGCCTCAAGGGCCGCGAAGCCGAGATCTACCGGGAGCGCCTCGTCGCCGAGGATCCCCTGACCCTGCAGGAGCTCGGGGACCGTTACGGCGTCAGCCGGGAAAGGGTGAGGCAGATGGAAGCGGGCGTGAAGAAGAAGCTGCGCGAGTACCTGGTCTCCCAGGTGCGGGACCTGGACGAGGAAATGG
- the rpoZ gene encoding DNA-directed RNA polymerase subunit omega: protein MARVTVEDCLEKVDNRFLLATVAVRRAKQLLRGARPLVETDNKEVVTSLREIAAGVVSPISDPSAGG from the coding sequence ATGGCAAGAGTAACCGTAGAAGACTGCCTCGAAAAGGTCGACAACCGCTTCCTGCTTGCCACCGTGGCCGTCCGCCGCGCCAAACAGCTCCTGCGCGGTGCGCGTCCCCTGGTGGAGACCGATAACAAGGAAGTCGTCACGTCGCTGCGAGAGATCGCTGCCGGCGTCGTTTCACCGATTTCCGATCCGTCGGCGGGCGGCTGA
- a CDS encoding NnrU family protein has protein sequence MTAAAWIVFWALAFAATHMGLSSLRVRPRLVATIGQGPYLAIYSLVAFATFVPLVRVWLRDLHGGGFLWNLRAYAVVHVVAMMVSWVFFTMAIAALVQPSPASVGPRATTRARGLTRITRHPLFMSIGIWALAHTVLNGFANDVLFFGGIFVVGLAGCMHQDARKRATEPELAEFYDETSLLPFVAIATGRNHLVLSEMPWMGLAAGAVVASMIYHYHAAMFG, from the coding sequence ATGACCGCAGCTGCGTGGATCGTGTTCTGGGCCCTGGCATTTGCCGCAACCCACATGGGATTGTCCTCACTTCGGGTGCGGCCTCGCCTCGTCGCCACGATCGGACAAGGACCGTATCTCGCCATTTACTCCCTCGTGGCGTTCGCGACCTTCGTACCGCTGGTCCGGGTGTGGCTCCGCGATCTGCACGGCGGCGGCTTCCTGTGGAACCTTCGCGCGTATGCGGTGGTTCACGTCGTCGCGATGATGGTCTCGTGGGTGTTCTTCACGATGGCGATCGCGGCGCTGGTGCAGCCGAGCCCGGCCAGCGTGGGGCCGCGTGCAACCACGCGAGCGCGCGGCCTGACCCGGATCACGCGCCATCCGCTGTTCATGAGCATCGGGATCTGGGCGCTGGCGCACACGGTGCTGAACGGATTTGCCAACGACGTGCTGTTCTTCGGCGGCATCTTTGTCGTCGGCCTCGCCGGCTGCATGCACCAGGATGCGCGCAAGCGCGCGACGGAGCCGGAGCTGGCCGAGTTCTACGATGAGACGTCGCTGCTGCCGTTCGTCGCGATCGCGACGGGGCGCAATCACCTCGTGCTGTCGGAGATGCCGTGGATGGGGCTGGCAGCGGGGGCAGTAGTGGCGTCGATGATCTATCACTACCACGCGGCGATGTTCGGATAG
- a CDS encoding TlyA family RNA methyltransferase, producing MLIPEPELASRVRADERLVALGLAASRDEAQRLVLAGLVLDGTRRVDKAGEQVAADALLSVRARRRFVSRGGEKLDAALEHFAIDVREAVCLDAGCSTGGFTDCLLQRGAARVYAVDVGYGQFAWALRRDPRVVLMERTNVRSLDASPLAAPPNVIVADLSFVSLAGVLPHLVAIAAPSGCDFVLLVKPQFEVASAQTERGIVVDEESRQSALRGVETAAAGLGLELLGSMQSPLRGADGNVEYLLAARSGRS from the coding sequence TTGCTCATCCCGGAGCCTGAGCTGGCTTCCCGCGTTCGCGCCGACGAGCGTCTCGTCGCGCTCGGCCTTGCCGCCTCGCGCGACGAAGCCCAGCGTCTCGTGCTCGCGGGCCTGGTCCTGGACGGCACGCGGCGCGTCGACAAGGCCGGCGAGCAGGTAGCGGCCGATGCCTTGCTCAGCGTGCGGGCGCGGCGCCGCTTCGTCTCACGCGGCGGCGAGAAGCTCGATGCCGCGCTCGAGCATTTTGCCATCGATGTCCGCGAAGCCGTCTGCCTCGATGCCGGCTGCTCGACAGGCGGATTCACCGACTGCCTGCTCCAGCGCGGTGCCGCGCGCGTGTACGCAGTGGACGTCGGCTACGGCCAGTTCGCGTGGGCGCTGCGGCGCGATCCGCGCGTCGTGCTGATGGAGCGTACCAACGTCCGCAGCCTCGATGCATCCCCGCTCGCCGCGCCTCCGAACGTGATCGTTGCAGATCTGTCGTTCGTCTCGCTCGCCGGCGTGCTGCCGCACCTCGTGGCGATCGCCGCGCCGTCAGGTTGCGACTTCGTTCTGCTCGTCAAGCCGCAGTTCGAGGTGGCTTCGGCGCAGACCGAACGCGGGATCGTCGTCGACGAGGAATCAAGGCAGTCGGCGCTGCGCGGCGTAGAGACTGCAGCCGCCGGGCTTGGGCTGGAGCTTCTGGGCTCGATGCAGTCGCCGCTTCGGGGCGCCGACGGAAACGTCGAATACCTGCTGGCCGCGCGCTCGGGGCGATCCTGA
- a CDS encoding farnesyl diphosphate synthase yields the protein MTGAATRSRVTVADLASSIEDALSQTLPALEPAGASTFGVDRLVDSMRYSLRTPGKRIRPLLLLAVAESLGTESSRLVRFAAGLEMIHAYSLIHDDLPAMDDDDLRRGMPTNHVVYGDGIAILAGDALLTEAFVVMLEPVCEPALQALAIGEIARAAGREGMVGGQAADLMADGLDGRADARAAAGDVELLHAIHARKTGALLRASARVGGLLAGAGETDLQSLTRFGTRFGLAFQIADDIKDEIAPTVVTGKREGGDRQAGKLTYPSLFGVPRSQQMLREELDAALAELSSFSRDASLLVQVATEAVAPALAHPGA from the coding sequence ATGACCGGTGCCGCGACGCGAAGCCGTGTGACAGTCGCCGACCTTGCCTCCTCGATCGAGGACGCGCTGTCGCAAACGCTGCCGGCGCTCGAGCCGGCCGGCGCATCGACGTTCGGGGTGGACCGGCTCGTCGATTCGATGCGCTATTCGCTTCGAACGCCTGGAAAACGCATTCGCCCGCTGCTGCTGCTGGCGGTGGCCGAGAGTCTCGGAACCGAGTCGTCGCGCCTCGTGCGCTTTGCCGCCGGACTCGAGATGATCCACGCGTATTCGCTGATCCACGACGATCTTCCCGCGATGGACGACGATGATCTTCGCCGCGGAATGCCGACCAACCATGTCGTTTACGGCGACGGGATCGCGATCCTCGCCGGCGATGCGCTTTTGACCGAGGCCTTCGTCGTGATGCTGGAGCCGGTTTGCGAGCCGGCGCTGCAGGCGCTCGCGATCGGTGAAATCGCGCGTGCGGCCGGGCGCGAAGGAATGGTCGGCGGTCAGGCGGCCGACCTCATGGCCGACGGGCTCGACGGCCGCGCGGATGCGCGGGCCGCTGCCGGCGACGTGGAGCTGCTGCACGCGATCCACGCGCGAAAAACCGGGGCCCTGCTGCGCGCGTCGGCGCGCGTCGGCGGCCTGCTCGCCGGCGCCGGCGAAACGGATCTGCAGAGCCTGACGCGCTTCGGCACGCGCTTCGGGCTCGCGTTCCAGATTGCCGACGACATCAAGGACGAGATCGCTCCGACCGTCGTTACCGGAAAGCGCGAAGGCGGCGACCGGCAGGCCGGCAAGCTGACGTACCCCTCGCTGTTCGGCGTGCCGCGATCCCAGCAGATGCTGCGCGAAGAGCTGGATGCGGCGCTCGCCGAGCTTTCGTCGTTCTCGCGCGATGCCTCACTTCTCGTCCAGGTTGCCACCGAGGCCGTCGCTCCGGCCCTTGCTCATCCCGGAGCCTGA
- the xseB gene encoding exodeoxyribonuclease VII small subunit, giving the protein MGKVSKKGDANRGAPDFEQAMAELEETVRRLDAGELPLEESLATFEKGIALVRALHARLDAAQMRIDELTRRPDGTASLAPLAATARRSLLEEETEVVDEEDPDDEDPEDVR; this is encoded by the coding sequence ATGGGCAAAGTGAGCAAGAAGGGCGACGCGAACCGGGGCGCACCGGACTTCGAGCAGGCGATGGCCGAGCTCGAGGAGACCGTGCGTCGCCTCGACGCTGGTGAGCTGCCGCTCGAAGAGTCGCTCGCCACGTTCGAAAAGGGCATTGCGCTGGTGCGGGCGTTGCATGCCCGCCTCGATGCCGCGCAGATGCGCATCGACGAGTTGACGAGGCGTCCCGACGGCACGGCGTCGCTGGCTCCGCTTGCAGCGACCGCTCGCCGCTCCCTCCTCGAAGAGGAGACCGAGGTTGTCGACGAGGAAGATCCGGACGACGAGGATCCCGAAGACGTTCGATGA